One Littorina saxatilis isolate snail1 linkage group LG12, US_GU_Lsax_2.0, whole genome shotgun sequence genomic region harbors:
- the LOC138981743 gene encoding UDP-glucuronosyltransferase 2C1-like, giving the protein MATFPCLGPPACHRLLLVLLITCLCHVTQGARVLLLPFPDTSQCRQLVSIGRELQSRGHQVILFVPDYFRVRRCTEPAPHTGNKADVEIRTFDTLEETAEAVESKLDRLGYEVMGGGTGLLGGSSTARAAFKEICRSFMDAKDDLDKLRRGGRVDVVLLDGSPYAHCLALLPAYIGSPFVAVSSYIRPYDSATPLPTSYYPAPLSGLTANLGFLQRLSNFFSYAADAGGDLWGGFNQGNDLGPKISRLEDDQLIKKALLYLENSDHVVDYPKATFPNFVQVGGVTAGPAGPLPGPLGQFFDEAGEGGVVVVSLGPHVFTPNKNLEDKLITAFRKQEARVLMRLNASRVWRRVKNVQTVSWFPQNDALGHPATKLFVSHCGKNSFFEALHHGVPILCCHFAGSDTLGTGLRVAEFGIGMSIDLLSATPDSLKTAVTNLLTDKSFSRRAKAASRLFHSRQGSPAHRAASAVEHVLKFGGGYLRPRAIDMSFFQYAGLDIALVLFSFVLGVAGLLCLLVSKQLSSAPKEEKGEKEKEKKVKVSKTPVPEANNTPVKKPAVTSEESTRSSRIIMTSVFGLVILFYIFV; this is encoded by the exons ATGGCGACGTTTCCTTGCCTTGGTCCTCCCGCGTGCCACAGGTTGCTGCTCGTGCTGCTGATCACGTGTCTGTGTCACGTGACCCAGGGGGCGCGCGTGCTGCTTCTGCCTTTTCCGGACACCAGTCAGTGTCGTCAACTGGTCAGCATTGGACGCGAGCTGCAGTCCAGAGGCCACCAG GTGATACTTTTCGTGCCGGATTACTTCCGCGTCAGACGCTGCACGGAGCCCGCCCCTCACACGGGCAACAAGGCTGACGTGGAGATTCGAACCTTCGACACCCTTGAGGAAACGGCGGAGGCTGTGGAAAGCAAGCTGGACCGACTGGGCTACGAGGTGATGGGGGGAGGCACGGGGCTGCTCGGGGGGTCCAGCACGGCGCGTGCCGCCTTCAAGGAGATCTGCAGGAGCTTCATGGACGCTAAGGACGACCTGGACAAGCTCCGACGCGGAGGGAGGGTGGATGTAGTGTTGCTGGATGGTTCCCCTTACGCGCACTGCCTCGCCCTGCTGCCCGCCTACATCGGATCTCCCTTCGTGGCCGTCAGCAGCTACATCCGCCCCTACGACTccgccacccccctccccaccagcTACTACCCCGCCCCCCTCTCTGGCCTCACCGCCAACCTCGGCTTCCTCCAGCGTCTCTCCAACTTCTTCAGCTACGCGGCCGATGCGGGCGGGGATCTGTGGGGCGGCTTTAACCAGGGGAACGACCTGGGGCCCAAGATCAGCCGCCTGGAGGACGACCAGCTGATCAAGAAGGCCTTGCTGTACCTGGAGAACTCGGACCACGTGGTGGACTACCCCAAAGCCACCTTCCCCAACTTTGTACAGGTGGGAGGAGTGACTGCAGGACCTGCCGGACCTCTACCGGGACCTCTAGGCCAGTTCTTTGATGAGGCTGGGGAGGGCGGCGTGGTGGTGGTGTCCCTAGGGCCTCACGTTTTCACGCCCAACAAAAACCTGGAGGACAAGCTCATCACGGCGTTCCGCAAGCAGGAGGCGCGGGTCCTGATGAGGCTGAACGCGTCACGTGTCTGGAGGCGCGTGAAGAACGTGCAGACGGTGAGCTGGTTCCCTCAGAACGACGCCCTGGGTCACCCCGCCACCAAGCTCTTCGTATCGCACTGCGGCAAGAACAGCTTCTTCGAGGCGCTGCACCACGGAGTCCCCATCCTCTGCTGTCACTTCGCTGGCTCTGACACGCTAGGCACGGGGCTGAGAGTGGCTGAGTTTGGCATAGGCATGTCCATAGACCTCCTCTCCGCCACCCCGGACTCCCTGAAAACCGCGGTCACCAACCTCCTCACGGACAAGTCTTTCTCCCGTCGCGCTAAGGCCGCGTCTAGACTCTTCCACAGCCGGCAGGGCTCTCCCGCTCACAGGGCGGCCTCGGCTGTAGAGCACGTGCTGAAATTCGGAGGAGGATACCTCCGCCCGCGTGCGATTGACATGTCCTTCTTCCAGTACGCCGGGTTAGACATTGCCCTGGTCCTCTTCTCCTTTGTCCTTGGTGTGGCCGGACTtctctgtctgcttgtgtcCAAACAGCTGTCGTCAGCGCCCAAAGAAGAAAAGGGAGAGaaggaaaaagagaaaaaagttaAAGTATCGAAAACGCCTGTACCTGAAGCTAATAACACACCGGTTAAAAAGCCAGCGGTTACGTCAGAGGAAAGCACACGTTCATCGAGAATAATCATGACCTCCGTGTTTGGGCTCGTAATTTTATTCTATATTTTCGTTTGA
- the LOC138981769 gene encoding G-protein coupled receptor 54-like: MTTNSRPPLLPTLPSLTTQLSIPVFSALVSVTKSVTTPVVDAMMSVSTETVLASFVSSTPVSSGYAWMTVSSRGLIDAASSGRAWDDLNTTTEIPWYRGSDTTSAPTNCTTELTDNSTYYDYERSAMVHALWVSIIVLGALGNGLVIYTMGRHGERSATNCYIINLAVSDFAVLTIVVPFTIAMFTSFDWLYGETMCKATVYLIYVTLQATCLTLTAMTIDRYFAIVHPIASLKDRTLRAAVVICVASWLAASFVCIPFIVYSRLEYQSEPSGDHVYCVNQWPSPTWMSVVNIAFVMSTYVIPLSVIIVSYTLILKHLWKNKIGIRREMPPAPGGPEVGVAVGPVARRRRKVAKMVFAVVLVFAVTWLPIHVFNLCLTLIDPFPRTEVMYNVKIMCHTLSYLNSCLNPFIYAFLGDGFRRAFRKSFPRCTMRNQVVPGVPHEAGPSTTAETRLAGNAREHTRNICQETSPLPPIDN; encoded by the exons ATGACAACTAATTCACGCCCACCGCTTCTTCCCACCCTCCCGAGCTTGACCACTCAGCTGTCCATTCCTGTATTCAGTGCCCTGGTCAGCGTGACCAAAAGTGTGACAACGCCTGTAGTTGACGCCATGATGTCCGTATCCACCGAGACCGTGTTAGCATCGTTTGTGTCGAGCACACCGGTGTCTTCGGGCTATGCGTGGATGACGGTGTCTTCTCGGGGTCTGATTGACGCGGCGAGTTCTGGGCGGGCTTGGGATGACCTTAACACGACCACCGAGATCCCTTGGTATAGAGGTTCGGACACAACG TCTGCCCCAACCAACTGCACGACAGAACTGACAGACAACAGCACGTACTACGACTACGAGCGGTCAGCAATGGTGCACGCGCTCTGGGTCAGCATCATAGTTCTGGGTGCTCTGGGCAACGGACTGGTCATCTACACCATGGGCCGTCACGGCGAGCGGTCAGCCACTAACTGCTACATCATCAACTTGGCCGTGTCCGACTTCGCTGTGCTGACCATAGTCGTCCCCTTCACCATCGCCATGTTCACGTCCTTTGACTGGCTGTATGGGGAGACCATGTGTAAAGCAACCGTCTACCTCATCTAT GTGACCCTGCAGGCCACGTGCCTGACTCTGACCGCTATGACCATTGACCGTTACTTCGCCATCGTCCATCCCATCGCCTCCCTCAAGGACAGGACTCTGCGCGCTGCGGTTGTTATCTGTGTCGCCTCTTGGCTGG CCGCCTCTTTCGTCTGCATCCCTTTCATCGTCTACAGTCGACTGGAGTACCAATCAGAACCCTCGGGCGATCACGTGTACTGCGTCAACCAATGGCCGAGTCCCACGTGGATGAGCGTAGTGAACATTGCTTTTGTCATGTCTACCTACGTcatccccctctctgtcatcaTTGTCAGTTACACACTGATCCTCAAGCATCTCTGGAAGAACAAGATCGGAATCCGTCGCGAAATG CCTCCCGCACCGGGGGGTCCTGAGGTGGGAGTAGCTGTGGGCCCAGTAGCACGACGTCGGCGTAAGGTGGCTAAGATGGTGTTCGCCGTGGTGCTGGTCTTCGCTGTCACCTGGCTGCCGATCCACGTCTTCAACCTGTGCTTGACTCTCATCGACCCCTTCCCCAGGACTGAGGTCATGTACAACGTTAAG ATTATGTGCCACACTCTCTCCTACCTTAACTCCTGCCTCAACCCTTTCATCTACGCCTTTCTGGGGGACGGATTCCGACGCGCATTTCGTAAATCCTTCCCGAGATGCACCATGCGAAACCAGGTCGTTCCGGGAGTGCCTCACGAGGCAGGGCCCTCCACCACAGCAGAAACGAGGCTGGCCGGAAACGCAAGGGAGCACACTCGAAACATCTGTCAAGAAACGTCGCCACTTCCGCCCATAGACAATTAA
- the LOC138981746 gene encoding grpE protein homolog 1, mitochondrial-like isoform X2, with protein MMAAAGSMCVRTVCGLSRATRSYLGSRIHRTDLLRMSSTAANDKPADTTESANRSQSAAEQPEQDPKQELAAAEKVWAEEKTKIELDLKEMKDKYIRSLAETENVRQRMKKQIDDAKLYGIQGFCKDLLEVADILQTATISVPQEELPKNPALKDLFDGLTMTEAQLQKVFGKHGLVPISPKEGEKFDPNFHEALFQVPTADKESETVAIVQKIGYKLHNRTVRPALVGVFKMS; from the exons ATGATGGCAGCCGCTGGCAGCATGTGTGTTCGGACGGTTTGCGGACTTTCGAGAGCAACGCGCTCCTATTTGGGGAGCAGGATACACAG GACAGATCTGCTTCGGATGTCAAGTACAGCAGCAAATGATAAGCCGGCCGATACTACGGAGAGTGCAAATAGGAGTCAAAGTGCCGCAGAACAGCCAGAACAGGATCCAAAACAAGAATTGgctgctgcagaaaaagtgtggGCCGAGGAAAAGACAAAAATTGAATTGGACCTGAAAGAAATGAAA GACAAGTACATTCGCTCCCTGGCAGAGACGGAGAACGTGCGGCAGCGCATGAAGAAGCAGATCGACGACGCCAAGCTGTACGGCATCCAGGGATTCTGCAAAGACCTGCTGGAGGTGGCGGACATCCTTCAGACCGCCACAATCAGCGTTCCTCAGGAGGAGCTCCCCAAGAACCCAGCGCTCAAAGACCTCTTTGATGGTCTCACCATGACAGAAGCGCAGTTACAAAAAGTGTTTGGCAAGCATGGCTTAGTGCCAATCTCACCCAAGGAGGGAGAGAAGTTTGACCCTAATTTCCATGAAGCCTTGTTCCAGGTCCCCACCGCAGACAAGGAATCAGAGACTGTAGCCATTGTGCAGAAAATAGGGTACAAGTTGCACAATAGGACAGTCAGACCAGCGCTCGTCGGTGTATTCAAGATGTCATAG
- the LOC138981746 gene encoding grpE protein homolog 1, mitochondrial-like isoform X1, with product MMAAAGSMCVRTVCGLSRATRSYLGSRIHSRTDLLRMSSTAANDKPADTTESANRSQSAAEQPEQDPKQELAAAEKVWAEEKTKIELDLKEMKDKYIRSLAETENVRQRMKKQIDDAKLYGIQGFCKDLLEVADILQTATISVPQEELPKNPALKDLFDGLTMTEAQLQKVFGKHGLVPISPKEGEKFDPNFHEALFQVPTADKESETVAIVQKIGYKLHNRTVRPALVGVFKMS from the exons ATGATGGCAGCCGCTGGCAGCATGTGTGTTCGGACGGTTTGCGGACTTTCGAGAGCAACGCGCTCCTATTTGGGGAGCAGGATACACAG CAGGACAGATCTGCTTCGGATGTCAAGTACAGCAGCAAATGATAAGCCGGCCGATACTACGGAGAGTGCAAATAGGAGTCAAAGTGCCGCAGAACAGCCAGAACAGGATCCAAAACAAGAATTGgctgctgcagaaaaagtgtggGCCGAGGAAAAGACAAAAATTGAATTGGACCTGAAAGAAATGAAA GACAAGTACATTCGCTCCCTGGCAGAGACGGAGAACGTGCGGCAGCGCATGAAGAAGCAGATCGACGACGCCAAGCTGTACGGCATCCAGGGATTCTGCAAAGACCTGCTGGAGGTGGCGGACATCCTTCAGACCGCCACAATCAGCGTTCCTCAGGAGGAGCTCCCCAAGAACCCAGCGCTCAAAGACCTCTTTGATGGTCTCACCATGACAGAAGCGCAGTTACAAAAAGTGTTTGGCAAGCATGGCTTAGTGCCAATCTCACCCAAGGAGGGAGAGAAGTTTGACCCTAATTTCCATGAAGCCTTGTTCCAGGTCCCCACCGCAGACAAGGAATCAGAGACTGTAGCCATTGTGCAGAAAATAGGGTACAAGTTGCACAATAGGACAGTCAGACCAGCGCTCGTCGGTGTATTCAAGATGTCATAG